One segment of Syngnathus scovelli strain Florida chromosome 6, RoL_Ssco_1.2, whole genome shotgun sequence DNA contains the following:
- the fjx1 gene encoding four-jointed box protein 1, whose amino-acid sequence MRVLTSNLFALLFLGAFAGVFYVWSSLEDRLERHKRGFAVPGVGSFFPKLPVDLSAKTFRTLLAVPAAQKIQLKAHNETSVIRQDHVNGNSRGGSDKLDPPVEDGIFWSAWLEDLLPVGFTEGYARAWRDRARAARVVKLEPGCGRISNQLATFADGSKACVRYGINADQVQGETLTYYLACLLGITNVPPLVLSQLNTFSEQWGMVRTHLGELQWSDHAVVSLTEWVYNLSGVVTPAPLRQESSGLHPELLNKTTEELVDLMQWSDLIIFDYMTANFDRLVSNLFSLQWDAHVMERDTNNLLKTPRGDLVFIDNEAGLVHGFRVLNMWEQYHQTVLGSVCVFRKRTAQRVAELHQRRDARTRLLELYRDSEPLSAKMGFLSDEHAAVLQDRIDRVYKHILDCKEKYGQL is encoded by the coding sequence ATGAGGGTTCTGACATCCAACTTGTTCGCGCTGCTCTTCCTGGGTGCATTCGCGGGGGTTTTCTACGTGTGGAGCTCGCTCGAGGACCGCTTGGAGCGACACAAACGAGGCTTTGCAGTGCCGGGCGTCGGGTCGTTCTTCCCCAAACTCCCCGTGGATCTTTCCGCTAAAACTTTCCGCACTCTGCTTGCTGTCCCAGCAGCACAAAAAATCCAACTCAAGGCTCACAACGAGACCTCAGTAATTCGCCAAGACCACGTGAATGGGAATTCACGGGGAGGGTCAGACAAATTGGACCCCCCCGTGGAGGATGGCATATTTTGGAGCGCCTGGCTGGAAGATCTACTGCCGGTGGGATTCACAGAAGGATACGCCAGGGCTTGGCGAGACAGGGCGAGGGCAGCACGGGTCGTGAAGCTGGAGCCAGGATGCGGCAGGATATCTAATCAGCTCGCCACTTTCGCGGATGGCTCCAAAGCGTGTGTGCGCTACGGGATCAACGCGGATCAGGTGCAAGGTGAAACTTTGACCTATTACCTTGCTTGCTTGCTGGGCATCACCAACGTGCCCCCTCTGGTGCTATCCCAGCTGAACACCTTCAGTGAACAATGGGGGATGGTGAGAACGCACCTAGGTGAACTACAATGGAGCGACCACGCCGTAGTTTCTCTCACTGAGTGGGTTTACAACCTGAGCGGGGTGGTCACACCTGCTCCGCTACGCCAGGAGAGCAGCGGGCTGCACCCCGAGCTTCTAAACAAGACAACGGAGGAGCTCGTAGATCTCATGCAGTGGAGCGACCTGATCATATTTGACTACATGACGGCCAACTTTGACCGGCTGGTGAGCAACCTTTTCAGCCTGCAATGGGACGCGCACGTCATGGAAAGGGACACCAACAATctcctgaaaacgccccgcggaGACCTGGTTTTTATAGACAACGAAGCCGGGTTAGTGCACGGCTTCCGGGTGTTAAACATGTGGGAGCAATATCACCAGACTGTGCTGGGCTCCGTGTGCGTGTTCAGGAAGAGGACCGCGCAGCGCGTGGCCGAGCTCCACCAGCGCAGAGATGCCAGGACAAGGCTGCTGGAGCTCTATAGAGACAGCGAGCCATTGTCAGCCAAAATGGGTTTCCTTTCAGACGAGCACGCCGCTGTCCTCCAGGACAGGATAGACAGAGTATACAAACACATTCTAGACTGCAAAGAGAAGTACGGCCAGCTATGA